The Cyanobacteria bacterium GSL.Bin1 genome segment TAGTATAACGCAAAAACGGTGAAGATGTGTTCGTCTTCGGGGTATTGAACCCCTCGACTCACCACTCCTCATCCCGTCGCCCACCCGATCGGGTAGAGCGCGGGGCTTCCCCGTGACAAGCTAAGTTTAAGAATGGCGTTAAAGTTAGAGGAGAAGATGATAACCCATGATGATGGAAGCAAAAGAGAATAAAATTCAAGTCAATGAGCAGCTGCGTCTTCCAGTGATGGGGTGTGGTACCTGGGCATGGGGCAATAAGCTGTTGTGGGAGTACGATGAGAGTCAAGATCAACAGCTGCAACAAGTGTTTAATTACTGTGTCGATCATGGTGTGACTCTCTTTGATACCGGAGATTCTTATGGCACAGGAAAATTAAAAGGACGCAGTGAGCAACTGTTAGGACACTTTACCCGGGAGTATCAAGGACGCGAGAAAGAAAATATTTGTATTGCGACAAAACTGGCTGCATATCCGTGGCGTTTAACGCGTCAGTCTATGCTAGCAGCCGGTCGTGCTTCGGCGGAACGTTTAGGAAAAAATGTTGATTTAGTACAAATGCATTGGCCTACAGCCAATTATTTTCCTTGGCAAGAAAATGCCCTGTTAGAGGGACTAGCGGATTTGTATGAAAAGGGAGAAGTCAAAGGAGTCGGTTTATCCAATTATGGTCCGAAGCGGTTGCGGGAAGTCCATCAAAAGTTTACGCAACGCGGTGTTCCCATTGTGACGTTACAGGTGCAATATTCTCTCCTCTCCACTGATCCAGTACAAGAATTGGATTTGAAAGCCGTTTGCGATGAATTAGGAATTCAACTGATTGCCTATAGTCCCCTCACCCTTGGCTTATTAACTGGGAAATATGGAAATGGTGTGTTTCCCAAAGGAGTCCGGGGCTTATTATTTCGCTATTTATTGCCTGGGATCCAACCGGTTTTGAAGACCTTGGCAGAAATTGCTAAAAATCGGGAAAAGACAATGTCCCAAGTAGCGTTAAACTGG includes the following:
- a CDS encoding aldo/keto reductase — encoded protein: MEAKENKIQVNEQLRLPVMGCGTWAWGNKLLWEYDESQDQQLQQVFNYCVDHGVTLFDTGDSYGTGKLKGRSEQLLGHFTREYQGREKENICIATKLAAYPWRLTRQSMLAAGRASAERLGKNVDLVQMHWPTANYFPWQENALLEGLADLYEKGEVKGVGLSNYGPKRLREVHQKFTQRGVPIVTLQVQYSLLSTDPVQELDLKAVCDELGIQLIAYSPLTLGLLTGKYGNGVFPKGVRGLLFRYLLPGIQPVLKTLAEIAKNREKTMSQVALNWCICKGTIPIPGAKTLQQAQTNLGALGWRLSKAEVTQLDQAVQKNTRQMLQNIFQTR